In Brachybacterium fresconis, the genomic stretch GTGCGCACCCCAACATCGCGCTGGTGAAGTACTGGGGCAAGCGGGACGAGCAGCTCATGCTGCCCGCGGCCGGCAGCCTCTCGCTCACGCTGGACGCCTACGCCACCACCACCACGGTCTCGCTCGATGCGTCGGCCGCCGAGGACCGTTTCACCCTGGGCGGCACCACCGCCACGGCAGGGCAGACCGAGCAGGTCGTCCGCTTCCTCGACCTGGTCCGCGCCCGGGCCGATTCCTCCGCCCATGCCGTGGTCGATTCGCACAACGAGGCCCCCACCGGAGCGGGTCTGGCCTCCTCCGCCTCGGGCTTCGCCGCCCTCGCCGTCGCCGCGGCCGCCGCCTACGACCTCGACCTGGACCGTGCGGACCTCAGTCGTCTCGCCCGCCGGGGCTCCGGCTCGGCGACCCGCTCGCTGGTGGCCGGCCTGGGGATCTGGCACGCCGGGGACGACGACGCCTCCTCCTTCGCCGAGCCGATCGAGGGCCCCGAGATGTCCATGATCATCGTGACCGTCGATCCCGGGCAGAAGAAGGTCTCCAGCCGCGAGGGGATGCGCCGCACCGCGGCCACCTCCCCGTACTACCCCGGCTGGGTCGACTCGACCGCCCGCAGCCTCGAGGAGATGTCCGCGGCCTGCCGCGCCGGGGACTTCACCCGCGTCGGCGAGATCACCGAGTCCAACGCGCTGCGCATGCACGCCGCGATCGAGGCCTGCGAGCCGCCGATCCGGTACCTGCGCTCCGCGTCCGTCGCCGTGTTCGACGCCGTCGAGCAGCTGCGCGCCCGGAGCATCGAGGCGTACGCGACCGCCGATGCCGGCCCCAACGTCGTGGTGATCGCTCGTCCCGCCGACGCCGCAGCCGTCGCCGACCACCTCGCCGGTCACGGCGACGTCCGCATCGTCGGGGCCGGCCCCGGCGCCCACCTGATCACCACCGAGGAGAGCGCATGATCGTCACCCGCGCACCGGGCAAGCTCTTCATCGCCGGCGAGTACGCCGTCGTCGAACCGGGCGAGCCCGCCGTCCTCATCGCCGTCGACCGCTTCCTGACGGTCCGCCTGACCCCCAGCGACGACGTCGGCCGCGTGCACTCGCGCGAGTACGGCCAGGCCCCCGTGGTGTGGACCCGTGCGGAGGGGCCCGAGCACTCCGTGAACATCGTCGTGGAGCACGAGCCCTACGACTACGTGGTCAGCGCGATCACGCTGATGGAGCGGCTGCGCGACGAGCGCTCCCTGCCTGCGCACTACTTCGACCTGCACATCGAGTCCGACCTCGACGACTCCTCGGGCCGCAAGTTCGGCCTGGGCTCCTCCGCCGCCGTCACCGTCGCCGTGGTGGCCGCGCTCGACGAGTTCTACGAGATGGGCCTGAGCCGCACCGAACGGTTCCGCCTGGCCCTGCTGTCGACCATCACCGTCGCCCCCAACGCCTCCGGCGGGGACGTCGCCGCCTCCACCTTCGGCGGCTGGATCCGCTACAGCGCCCCCGACCGGGTCACCCTGCGCGAGTCCCTCGAGCGCCACGGCGTGACCAAGGCCCTCACCTCTCCCGGGTGGTCCCCGCACCGGGTGGACCGCCTGCCCGATCCCTCCTCGCTGGAGCTGCTGGTCGGCTGGACCGGCTCCCCCGCCTCCACAGAGCGCCTCGTCGGCGGCGTGCGACCGCCCAGCGGACGCACCGCGAGCCCCTACGAGAGCTTCGTGGACGAGAGCCGCGACTGCGTCGACGCCCTGGTCGAGTGCCTGCGGGCCGACGACGGCCCCCGCGCCCTGGAGGTCATCGGCCGCGCCCGGCGCCTGCTCCAGCACCTCGGCGAGACCAGCGGGATCCGCATCGAGACCGACGAGCTTCGCCTGCTGTGCGATCTGGCCGAACAGCACGGCACCGCCGCCAAGCCCTCCGGTGCCGGCGGCGGGGACTGCGGCATCGTCCTGGCCCCCGCCGACGCCCCGCTGCAGACGCTGCTGTCGTCCTGGGAGGCCCGGGACATCCGGCGCCTGGACATGTCGGTGCAGCACCTTCAGGGGGCCACCGATGAGTGAGACCGCGTCCCCGAGCGGGCGCCGCAAGGACGACCATCTGCGCCTCGCCCACGACCAGCAGACCGCCCCGAGCCGTCGCAACGACTTCGACGACGTCCAGATCCTCCACCACGCGCTCGAGGGGCTCGACGCCGACCAGGTGCGCCTGGACGTGCCGGTCCTGGACCGGACGTGGAGCGCTCCGGTCTACATCAACGGCATGACCGGCGGCACCGACCGCACCGCGCGCGTCAACCGCGCCCTGGCGATCGCGGCCCGCGAGACCGGCATCGCGATGGCCTCCGGCTCCGTCGGCATCGCCCTGGACGATCCCTCCACCGCGCCCGGTTTCCGCGTGATCCGCGAGGAGAATCCCGACGGCTTCGTGATGGCCAACCTCGGCATCGGGCGCAGCGCCGATCACGCCCTGCGTGCCGTGGACCTGCTCCAGGCCGACGCCCTGCAGATCCACCTCAACGCCGTCCAGGAGACGGTGATGCCCGAGGGCACCCGCGACTTCTCCCGCTGGCCGCAGGCCCTGGAGGCCGTGGTCGCCGCCTCCCCCGTGCCCGTGCTGGTCAAGGAGGTCGGATTCGGCCTCAGCCGCCGCACCCTGACCCGCCTGCACGAGATGGGCGTCCAGCTCGCCGACGTCAGCGGCGTCGGCGGCACCGACTTCGCGCGCATCGAGAACGCGCGCCGCCCCGGGGAGGACTACTCCTTCCTGGCCGGGCACGGCCAGTCCGCCGTGTGCTGCCTGCTGGACGCCCCGACCCCGGCCCCGCAGCTGCTGGCCTCCGGCGGGGTGCGCACCCCCCTGGACGTGATCAAGGCGCTCGCCCTGGGTGCCCGGGCCGCCGGCGTGGCCGGCGCCTTCCTCAAACCCGCCTACGACGGGGACGCCGAGCACGCCACCGCCGTGATCCGCGGCTGGCTCTCGCAGCTCACCGAGCTGATGGCCCTGTTCGGGGCCGAGACCCCCGCCGCCCTGACCGGCACCGATCTGCTGCTGCGCGGGCGGGTGCGGGAGTACTGCGAGCTCACCGGCCTCGACGCCGCCGGCTACGCCCGCCGTGACCGCCCGGACGCCGAGCCGGTCACCGACCCGGTCACAG encodes the following:
- the mvaD gene encoding diphosphomevalonate decarboxylase; this encodes MTTATARAHPNIALVKYWGKRDEQLMLPAAGSLSLTLDAYATTTTVSLDASAAEDRFTLGGTTATAGQTEQVVRFLDLVRARADSSAHAVVDSHNEAPTGAGLASSASGFAALAVAAAAAYDLDLDRADLSRLARRGSGSATRSLVAGLGIWHAGDDDASSFAEPIEGPEMSMIIVTVDPGQKKVSSREGMRRTAATSPYYPGWVDSTARSLEEMSAACRAGDFTRVGEITESNALRMHAAIEACEPPIRYLRSASVAVFDAVEQLRARSIEAYATADAGPNVVVIARPADAAAVADHLAGHGDVRIVGAGPGAHLITTEESA
- a CDS encoding phosphomevalonate kinase; its protein translation is MIVTRAPGKLFIAGEYAVVEPGEPAVLIAVDRFLTVRLTPSDDVGRVHSREYGQAPVVWTRAEGPEHSVNIVVEHEPYDYVVSAITLMERLRDERSLPAHYFDLHIESDLDDSSGRKFGLGSSAAVTVAVVAALDEFYEMGLSRTERFRLALLSTITVAPNASGGDVAASTFGGWIRYSAPDRVTLRESLERHGVTKALTSPGWSPHRVDRLPDPSSLELLVGWTGSPASTERLVGGVRPPSGRTASPYESFVDESRDCVDALVECLRADDGPRALEVIGRARRLLQHLGETSGIRIETDELRLLCDLAEQHGTAAKPSGAGGGDCGIVLAPADAPLQTLLSSWEARDIRRLDMSVQHLQGATDE
- the fni gene encoding type 2 isopentenyl-diphosphate Delta-isomerase — its product is MSETASPSGRRKDDHLRLAHDQQTAPSRRNDFDDVQILHHALEGLDADQVRLDVPVLDRTWSAPVYINGMTGGTDRTARVNRALAIAARETGIAMASGSVGIALDDPSTAPGFRVIREENPDGFVMANLGIGRSADHALRAVDLLQADALQIHLNAVQETVMPEGTRDFSRWPQALEAVVAASPVPVLVKEVGFGLSRRTLTRLHEMGVQLADVSGVGGTDFARIENARRPGEDYSFLAGHGQSAVCCLLDAPTPAPQLLASGGVRTPLDVIKALALGARAAGVAGAFLKPAYDGDAEHATAVIRGWLSQLTELMALFGAETPAALTGTDLLLRGRVREYCELTGLDAAGYARRDRPDAEPVTDPVTDPDTDPVTDPRTPTAPPSRPRTRT